In the genome of Salmo trutta chromosome 18, fSalTru1.1, whole genome shotgun sequence, one region contains:
- the anxa11a gene encoding annexin A11a isoform X2, giving the protein MSYPGYPPQAGAYPPQPGAYPPQAGGYPPQAGGYPPQAGGYPPQAGGYPPQAGGYPPQAGGYPPQAGGYPPQPGAGGYPAIPPADSWGGGAGFPTFGLDNLSNPGFNAGNLPAIPGGQMPQPQGPGMGYPGQPMPGYPRAPSPNPSMPGYGGGPAPNQPMPVYPQAPSPNPSMPGGGAIPVSPAINRGFRGTIKDFPGADPLRDVEVLRKAMKGFGTDEQAIIDLLGSRSNIQRVPMLAAFKTSYGKDLVKDLKSELSGNFEKLVLAMLKTPAQLDAYELKEAIKGAGTDEACLIEILSSRSNAEIREINMVYKTENKKSLEDAISGDTSGHFRRLLISLAQGNRDERETVDISVAKQDAQALYAAGENKVGTDESKFNAILCARSKPHLRAVFHEYQQMCGRDLEKSIDREMSGDLESGMVAVVKCIKNTPAY; this is encoded by the exons ATGAGTTATCCAGGATACCCACCCCAAGCCGGAGCCTATCCCCCTCAGCCGGGCGCCTACCCACCCCAGGCAGGAGGTTACCCACCCCAGGCAGGAGGTTACCCACCCCAGGCAGGAGGCTACCCCCCACAGGCAGGAGGCTACCCCCCACAGGCAGGAGGCTACCCCCCACAGGCTGGTGGTTACCCCCCACAGGCTGGTGGCTATCCACCACAGCCTGGAGCTGGAGGGTACCCAGCCATACCCCCAGCAG ATAGTTGGGGAGGTGGTGCTGGTTTCCCCACCTTTGGTCTTGATAATCTGTCCAACCCTGGATTCAACGCAGGCAATCTCCCAGCCATT CCAGGAGGGCAGATGCCCCAGCCTCAAGGCCCAGGCATGGGCTATCCAGGCCAGCCCATGCCTGGCTACCCACGGGCACCCTCACCCAACCCCTCCATGCCTGGTTACGGAGGAGGACCAGCGCCTAATCAGCCCATGCCAGTGTATCCTCAAGCCCCGTCGCCCAACCCGTCCATGCCTGGAGGTGGAGCCATTCCCGTCTCTCCTGCCATCAAT AGAGGATTCCGGGGAACCATCAAGGATTTTCCAGGAGCAGACCCACTGAGAGATGTGGAAGTTCTGAGGAAAGCCATGAAGGGCTTTG GTACTGATGAACAGGCCATCATAGACCTGCTAGGGAGTCGCTCAAATATACAGCGTGTTCCCATGCTCGCGGCCTTCAAAACTTCCTACGGAAAG GATCTGGTTAAGGATCTGAAGTCAGAGCTGTCAGGGAACTTTGAGAAGCTGGTGCTGGCCATGTTGAAGACCCCAGCCCAGCTTGATGCATACGAACTCAAGGAGGCCATTAAG GGTGCAGGGACAGACGAGGCTTGTCTGATAGAGATCTTGTCCTCTCGCTCCAACGCAGAGATCAGAGAGATCAACATGGTCTACAAGACCG agaaTAAGAAGTCACTGGAAGATGCCATCAGTGGGGACACCTCAGGACACTTCCGTAGACTCCTCATATCTCTGGCCCAG GGTAATCGAGATGAAAGAGAGACAGTGGACATCTCTGTAGCCAAACAAGATGCCCAG GCCCTATATGCTGCTGGAGAGAACAAGGTGGGAACAGATGAGTCCAAGTTCAATGCCATCCTGTGTGCCAGGAGCAAACCCCACCTCAGAGCAG